CGCTCGCAGTACTGGCGCCGCGCAAGCAGGCCCTCGCGCACCAGGGTTTCGAGGCGGCGCGCCAGCATGTTGGGCGCGATGCCCAGCTGCTTCTGGAATTCGTCGAAGCGGCTGTTGCCGTAGAACGCCTCGCGCAGGATCAGGATGCTCCACGGCTCACCCACCCGCGCCAGGCTGCGGGCAATGGGACAAGGCGCATTGTCGAGCGGCTTTTTCTGCATGTTCGCGACCTCCGGGAAATCAGGTTGCTATCAAGATGAAAGTTAGTATAGAGTTGTAAATATCATCATGCAAGTAACTTGTTGAAGAAAGCCAGTGGGGCGGCGATCAAGCCGCTTCCTGATTTCGCTGAATCCCTGAATCCCCGAAGGAGATGGACATGCGCCGTACCCCGCCCCGCCCCGGACTCGCGCCTCAAGAGCCGCAGCCGCAGCCGTACCAGCACCTGCGCCGGCACGCGGCGCGGGCCACCGCGCTCGCCGCGGCAGCGCTGACGGCGCTTGGCCTGGCGGCTTGCGCCGCGGTAGGCCCGGACTACAGGGCGCCCGCGATCGACACCGCGGCCAGCTACCCGCATGCCGATGCGCTGGCCGCACGCGCCACGCGCCAGCCTGCGCCTGCGCTGGATACCTGGTGGACGGGATTCGACGATCCCGCGCTTACGCGCATCGTCCAGCGCGCGCTGGACCAGAACCTGGACCTGGCCGCCGCGTTTGCCCGCGTGCAGCAGGCACGGGCCGCCGCCGCCGAGGCCGGTGCGCAACTGCTGCCCCAAGGCAGTTTTTCGGCGCAGGCGGCCAAGGTGCATCAGTCGCTGGAAAGCCCGCTAGGCAAGATCGCGAGCAAGTTCCCTGGCTACGACCGCAATGCCGCGCTATACGATTTGGGCGCGGGGGCGAGCTGGGAGATCGACCTGTTCGGCGGCCTGCGGCGTGGCGCAGAGGCGGCCGACGCCGAGGCGCAGGCCGCGCAGGCCGACCAGCTCGGCGCGCGCATCTCGGTGGCGGCCGAGGCCGCCGATGCCTACTTCCGCGTGCGCGGCGCGCAGCAGCGCATTGCCATTGCGCAGGAGCAGGTGGCGAACAACGGCAAGCTGCTGGACCTGGTGCAATTGCGCTTGCGCGACGGGCTTGCATCGAGCCGCGAGGTAGCCCAGGCGCAAGCGCTGGTGGCGCAGGCGCGCGTCACCATTCCACCGCTGCGCATCGAGCTGCAAACCCAGTTGAACCGGCTCGATGTGCTGATGGGCGCGCAGCCGGGCACCTACGCGGCCGAGCTTGGCCCCCTGCCGAGCGGCGTGGCCGTGCCGGCCATCTCCGTGGCCCAGGGTCCCGCCGACCTGCTGCGCCGCCGCCCCGACGTGATCGCGGCCGAGCGCAGGCTGGCCGCCAGCAGCGCGCGCATCGGCGCGGCCACCGCCGAGTACTACCCCAAGCTGTCCTTGTCCGCGCTGCTCGGCTTTGAGACCCTGAGCGGCGGCAAGCTGTTTTCCGCTGCCGCGTTCCAGCCGGTGGCGGCAGCGGGCTTGCGCTGGCGCCTGTTCGATTTCGGCCGCGTGGATGCCGAGGTGGCGCAGGCCAAAGGCGCCAACGCCGAGGCACTGGTCAACTACCGCAAGGCCATGCTGCGCGCCACCGAAGACGTGGAGAACGCCATCGTCACGCTGACCGAGCTGGAATCGCAAGGCAAGGAGCTGAGCACCGAGATCGACGCCCACGAACGCGCGCGCGGCGCTTCCGAAGATGCGTACAAGGGCGGGGCCGTCAGCCTGTTCGAGGTGTTGGATGAGGAGCGCCAGTTGCTGGCCGCGCGCGACCAGCAGGCCCGCGTGCACGCCGACAACGCGCGCGCCGCGGTGGCGACGTTCCGCGCGCTGGGCGGTGGGTGGTGACCGGATCAGGCCAGATCAGGCCAGGCTTGGCGCGGGAACCCGTTCCCTCAGCAAGGCGGAAACGTCCTCCGACGCGAGCGGCCGGGAGAAAAAATAGCCCTGCCCGAAATCGCAGCCCAGGGCCCGCAGGTGCTCAACGTGCCGCGAGGTCTCCGTGCCCTCGGCCACCACCTCGATGCCAAGGTTGCGCGCCAGGCTCATGATGGTCTGCACGATCTGCAGGCCCTCCTCGCCGCGGTCGAGTTGCGCGATAAAGGAGCGGTCGATCTTCAGGATATCGAGCGGGAACCGGTGCAGGTAGCTCAGCGATGAGTAGCCCGTGCCGAAATCGTCAATGCTGATGCGCACGCCCAGGTCGCGGAGCTGGCCGAGCACGGCAACGGTGCGCTCGGAGTCCACCATGGTGATGCTCTCGGTAATCTCCAGCCGCACCGTTTCCGGCGCGATGCCGGTGTCGGCAAGCACACGGCCCACATGCTGCACGAAGTCGTGCTGGGCAAACTGGCGCGCCGAGACATTGACGCTGACGGTCAGTGCCGGGCTGCGCGGGAACTCCTTGTGCCAGCGCGCCATCGTGGCACAGGCCTCGCGCAGCACCCACATGCCAAGGAACAGGATCATGCCGGTCTCTTCCGCCACGCCAATGAACTCGGCGGGGTAGACCAGTTCCGACTCGGACTTGCGCCAGCGCACCAGTGCCTCCACGCCGACGATGCCCTCGGTCTCCAGCATGACCACCGGTTGGTAATGCAGCACGAATTCGCCGTTGTGCAATGCGCGCCGCAGGCTGGACTCCAGCGCAAGGCGGCTCACGGCCCGCTCGTGCATGGTGGCGTCGTAGATCTCGTAGCGCCCCTTGCCCAGCGTCTTGGCCCGGTACATGGCCAGGTCCGCGTGGCGCAGCATTTCCTCGGCCGATTCGTAGCCAAGCGGGCTGGTGGCAATGCCGATGCTGGCGCTGGCGTAGAGCTGCTCGCCTTCGATCACGAACGGGGTTTCAAGCGCATGCATCAGCCGCTCGGTGATGCGCACCGCCTCGTTCACATCGTCGATGCTGTCGAGCAGGATGGTGAACTCATCGCCACCCATGCGGGCCAGCGTGTCGTCCACGCGCAGGCAATCTCCCAGGCGCACCGCCACCTGCACGATCAGCGCATCGCCCGCGAGGTGGCCGAGGCTGTCGTTGACCAGCTTGAAGCGGTCCAGGTCGATGAAGAGCACCGCAAATGGCTGCTCGCGATGGCGGCTGGCGCGCGCCACGGCGCGCGCCAGCCGGTCCGCGAACAGGGCGCGGTTGGGCAGCCCGGTCAACGGATCGTGGAAAGCATCGTGAATCAGCTGGTCTTCGGCACGCTTGCGCTCGACAACCCGGCCCAACTGGTTGCCGATCTGCGTCATCAGGTGCAGCAGCGTTTCGTCCGGCTCCGCCACGCGGTCCGCGAAGAACTCCAGCACCGCGGTGACTTCGCTGCCCAGCAAGACGGGAAAGGCGAAAGCCGCGTGCAGCCCGGCCCGCTGCGCCGCGCCGGCTCGGGGGAAGTTCGCATCCAGCGCGATATCGCCCACCCAGGCCGGTGCCGAGGCGGCCAGCACCCGCCCGGGCAACCCGACCCCCGCGAGAAACGCCACGGCCTCGGTGCATTGATAAAACTCGTGG
The Cupriavidus basilensis DNA segment above includes these coding regions:
- a CDS encoding efflux transporter outer membrane subunit, producing MRRTPPRPGLAPQEPQPQPYQHLRRHAARATALAAAALTALGLAACAAVGPDYRAPAIDTAASYPHADALAARATRQPAPALDTWWTGFDDPALTRIVQRALDQNLDLAAAFARVQQARAAAAEAGAQLLPQGSFSAQAAKVHQSLESPLGKIASKFPGYDRNAALYDLGAGASWEIDLFGGLRRGAEAADAEAQAAQADQLGARISVAAEAADAYFRVRGAQQRIAIAQEQVANNGKLLDLVQLRLRDGLASSREVAQAQALVAQARVTIPPLRIELQTQLNRLDVLMGAQPGTYAAELGPLPSGVAVPAISVAQGPADLLRRRPDVIAAERRLAASSARIGAATAEYYPKLSLSALLGFETLSGGKLFSAAAFQPVAAAGLRWRLFDFGRVDAEVAQAKGANAEALVNYRKAMLRATEDVENAIVTLTELESQGKELSTEIDAHERARGASEDAYKGGAVSLFEVLDEERQLLAARDQQARVHADNARAAVATFRALGGGW
- a CDS encoding putative bifunctional diguanylate cyclase/phosphodiesterase, whose product is MDTNPLLEAAKAENLKLRRRLERERQARVEAEAIAEKGLRELYEKQQQLQLLEAVAGAANQAISVADALQFAVRMVCRYTGWQLGHAYLTDVACAQPRLLSTSIWHGVDGDGGQRFHEFYQCTEAVAFLAGVGLPGRVLAASAPAWVGDIALDANFPRAGAAQRAGLHAAFAFPVLLGSEVTAVLEFFADRVAEPDETLLHLMTQIGNQLGRVVERKRAEDQLIHDAFHDPLTGLPNRALFADRLARAVARASRHREQPFAVLFIDLDRFKLVNDSLGHLAGDALIVQVAVRLGDCLRVDDTLARMGGDEFTILLDSIDDVNEAVRITERLMHALETPFVIEGEQLYASASIGIATSPLGYESAEEMLRHADLAMYRAKTLGKGRYEIYDATMHERAVSRLALESSLRRALHNGEFVLHYQPVVMLETEGIVGVEALVRWRKSESELVYPAEFIGVAEETGMILFLGMWVLREACATMARWHKEFPRSPALTVSVNVSARQFAQHDFVQHVGRVLADTGIAPETVRLEITESITMVDSERTVAVLGQLRDLGVRISIDDFGTGYSSLSYLHRFPLDILKIDRSFIAQLDRGEEGLQIVQTIMSLARNLGIEVVAEGTETSRHVEHLRALGCDFGQGYFFSRPLASEDVSALLRERVPAPSLA